One Cryptococcus neoformans var. neoformans B-3501A chromosome 10, whole genome shotgun sequence DNA window includes the following coding sequences:
- a CDS encoding 40S ribosomal protein S18 (Match to ESTs gb|CF185411.1|CF185411, gb|CF190349.1|CF190349, gb|CF190348.1|CF190348; HMMPfam hit to Ribosomal_S13, Ribosomal protein S13/S18, score: 237.3, E(): 2.6e-68), whose translation MSFAPLEAHQQFQHILRLLNTNVKGGGKIMYALTEIKGVGRRYANLVCKKADVDLNKRAGELNSDELERIVTIMQNPAQFKIPSWFLNRQRDISDGKSQHILSNVIDQRLREDLERLKKIRTHRGLRHHWGLKVRGQHTKTTGRRVGRAVAGKKK comes from the exons ATGTCCTTCGCTCCCCTCGAGGCCCACCAGCAATTCCAG CACATCTTGCGTCTCCTTAACACCAACGTTAAGGGTGGCGGTAAGATCATGTACGCTCTTACTGAGATCAAGGGTGTCGGTCGACGATACGCCAACTTGGTCTGCAAGAAGGCCGATGTCGACCTCAACAAGAG GGCTGGTGAGCTCAACTCCGACGAGCTCGAGCGAATCGTCACCATCATGCAGAACCCCGCCCAGTTCAAGATCCCCTCTTGGTTCCTTAACAGGCAGCGAGACATCTCCGACGGCAAGAGCCAGcacatcctctccaacGTTATCGACCAGCGTCTCCGTGAGGACCTCgagaggttgaagaagatcagGACCCACCGAGGTCTCCGACACCACTGGGGTCTTAAGGTCAGGGGTCAGCACACCAAGACCAC TGGTCGTCGTGTTGGCAGGGCCGTCGccggcaagaagaagtaa
- a CDS encoding hypothetical protein (Match to ESTs gb|CF190950.1|CF190950, gb|CF190177.1|CF190177, gb|CF183240.1|CF183240): MLTTTLSLQTGPDEPTARVRLAGSTPPTRLPSTRRARTLFPPKESDDTTESNPVTVVRPSLSSTRRLRPPRRLSSVSSALSARPSTNSPSSDASTSSSVVTRSRGVPPFPSKQSRDVGTGFLLHARRIFGRLVEAWFESGYLGMRDV; this comes from the exons atgcTAACCACCACTCTCTCCTTGCAAACAGGACCCGACGAACCT ACTGCAAGGGTAAGGCTTGCAGGAAGCACACCCCCCACAAGGTTACCCAGTacaagaagggcaaggacTCTCTTTCCGCCCAAGGAAAGCGACGATACGACC GAAAGCAATCCGGTTACGGTGGTCAGACCAAGCCTGTCTTCCACAAGAAGGCTAAGACC ACCAAGAAGGTTGTCCTCCGTCTCGAGTGCACTGTCTGCAAGACCAAGCACCAACTCGCCCTCAAGCGATGCAAGCACTTCGAGCTCGGTGGTGacaagaagcagagggGTGCCGCCATTTCCTTCTAAGCAGAGTCGAGATGTTGGGACTGGGTTTTTGCTGCATGCACGGCGCATATTTGGTCGGCTGGTGGAAGCTTGGTTCGAGTCTGGATATCTGGGGATGAGGGATGTATGA